The proteins below come from a single uncultured Dethiosulfovibrio sp. genomic window:
- a CDS encoding tetratricopeptide repeat protein produces the protein MSRLAWGAAVFVAVLLWGNGAFAMVLAVGDFNAHGASYSVGQSVIEMLSTQLAGNPRFQLVERRQLDAVARQQRIALSGMVNPEEAVSIGKLVGAKYYLQGAVSHFGVLTLLTARLMDVERRTVVAAYQAMTSEGERGVPLAVRTMAAEITASLTGPEPTGTARDDYRSLLYDALGYYNQEDYGRSLRFWDRMVQMSPKNATLRFIVAAMHYSRGRYGDSELSAKEAVAFDPNFAEAYLLLGKAMFMRGRDYEATGPLERAIELNPNLAEPYFLIGQAYKNRGRLEEAMEFFSMAVQRDPNYVGAYVALGQMLLEVAELKLASQVLARAVQLDSSNAGARFLLGTAMALEGDDKGARSQIQALKLLDPGLAVKLEELLE, from the coding sequence ATGTCCAGGCTCGCTTGGGGAGCTGCCGTCTTCGTCGCCGTTTTACTGTGGGGAAATGGGGCCTTCGCCATGGTTTTAGCGGTAGGGGACTTCAACGCCCACGGGGCCTCCTATTCGGTTGGGCAGTCGGTCATAGAGATGTTGTCCACCCAGCTCGCTGGAAATCCCCGTTTTCAGCTCGTGGAGAGAAGACAGTTAGACGCCGTGGCCAGACAACAGCGAATAGCCCTGTCAGGAATGGTGAACCCCGAGGAGGCGGTCTCCATAGGGAAACTGGTTGGGGCTAAGTATTACCTCCAAGGTGCGGTTAGCCACTTTGGTGTCCTCACCTTACTCACAGCCAGGCTTATGGACGTGGAGAGAAGAACGGTAGTAGCGGCTTATCAGGCTATGACCTCCGAGGGGGAGAGAGGGGTGCCTCTGGCTGTCAGGACCATGGCGGCGGAGATCACCGCTTCCTTGACGGGCCCCGAGCCCACCGGGACAGCCAGAGATGACTACAGATCCCTCCTGTACGATGCCCTGGGATACTATAACCAGGAGGATTACGGCAGGTCCCTGAGGTTCTGGGATCGAATGGTCCAGATGAGCCCCAAAAACGCCACGTTGCGGTTTATAGTGGCGGCAATGCACTACAGCAGAGGTCGCTACGGGGATTCTGAGCTCTCCGCCAAAGAGGCGGTGGCATTCGATCCTAACTTCGCCGAGGCCTATTTGCTTCTCGGGAAGGCCATGTTCATGAGAGGTCGAGACTACGAGGCCACAGGCCCTCTGGAGAGGGCCATAGAGCTTAACCCCAACCTGGCGGAGCCCTATTTTCTCATAGGTCAGGCTTACAAAAACCGTGGGAGACTCGAGGAGGCGATGGAGTTCTTCTCCATGGCCGTCCAGAGGGACCCGAACTACGTAGGCGCCTACGTGGCATTAGGGCAGATGTTGCTGGAGGTGGCGGAGCTAAAGTTGGCCAGCCAGGTTCTCGCCAGGGCGGTTCAACTCGACAGCTCTAACGCTGGAGCCCGATTTCTGCTTGGAACCGCTATGGCTCTCGAGGGAGACGACAAAGGGGCTAGATCTCAGATTCAGGCGTTAAAGCTCCTGGACCCTGGCTTAGCGGTAAAACTGGAGGAACTTCTAGAGTAG
- a CDS encoding CsgG/HfaB family protein produces the protein MIRRTAAAIFMIAAFCPSAWGFALAVADFKPNGVPFHLGSAVSEVIRIEMASIPGVDLTVVDVNHVKKAASEQRIGMSGLVDPASAAKVGKVVGARYVLVGSVNSLGGEVSLESRLIDVETGTILDSLSVVSYDGQEGLIEAARFLAGDLKMLLVSSDG, from the coding sequence GTGATCAGAAGGACTGCGGCGGCGATCTTTATGATCGCCGCCTTCTGTCCATCCGCCTGGGGTTTTGCCCTCGCGGTGGCCGATTTTAAGCCTAACGGAGTTCCATTCCATCTCGGCTCGGCGGTGAGCGAGGTTATAAGGATCGAGATGGCCTCCATACCGGGAGTGGACCTCACGGTGGTCGACGTAAATCACGTGAAGAAAGCTGCGTCGGAGCAACGAATCGGGATGTCCGGCCTGGTTGACCCTGCCTCCGCCGCAAAGGTCGGCAAGGTAGTAGGGGCTAGATACGTTTTGGTTGGATCGGTGAACTCTCTAGGAGGGGAGGTCTCACTGGAGTCCAGGCTTATAGACGTGGAGACCGGTACGATCCTGGATAGCCTGTCGGTTGTCTCCTACGATGGACAGGAGGGACTTATCGAAGCCGCTAGATTTCTGGCGGGGGATCTCAAAATGCTCCTGGTCAGCAGCGATGGCTAG